Proteins co-encoded in one Acidobacteriota bacterium genomic window:
- a CDS encoding nucleotidyltransferase produces MPTQAPPALLVLAAGMGSRYGGLKQLDPMGPHGETVMDYAIFDALRAGFGRVVFVIRRDFEEPFRQQVLSRYEGKIDVGYCFQDMDELPGGFTRPADRVKPWGTTHAILAARDVIREPFAAINADDFYGQQSYQVLHDFLASSAREQEPHRYAMVGFTLRSTLSPHGTVARGVSVTDDKGHLVSIRELTKVTPVGDHVENQDGSDPPERLTGDEPVSMNMWGFTPALFPQIEQAFIEFLDAHGQELTSECYIPATVDVLIRNNACVVEVLRTTSRWFGVTYREDKPGVMAAMADLAASGAYPSPLFG; encoded by the coding sequence ATGCCGACGCAAGCGCCCCCCGCTCTTCTCGTCCTGGCTGCCGGCATGGGCAGCCGCTATGGCGGCCTCAAGCAACTGGACCCGATGGGTCCTCACGGCGAGACCGTGATGGACTACGCGATCTTCGATGCACTGCGCGCCGGGTTCGGCCGCGTGGTCTTCGTCATCCGCCGCGATTTCGAGGAGCCGTTTCGCCAGCAGGTGCTCTCGCGCTACGAAGGCAAGATCGACGTCGGCTACTGCTTCCAGGACATGGACGAGCTACCGGGCGGCTTCACGCGTCCCGCGGACCGCGTCAAACCGTGGGGCACCACGCACGCCATTCTCGCGGCGCGCGACGTCATCCGCGAGCCGTTCGCCGCCATCAACGCCGACGACTTCTACGGTCAGCAGTCGTACCAGGTGCTGCACGACTTCCTCGCCTCGTCCGCGCGCGAGCAGGAACCGCATCGCTATGCGATGGTCGGCTTCACGCTGCGATCCACGCTGTCGCCGCACGGCACCGTCGCTCGTGGCGTGAGCGTCACCGACGACAAGGGACACCTCGTGTCGATCCGCGAGCTCACGAAGGTGACACCCGTGGGCGATCACGTGGAGAACCAGGACGGCAGCGACCCGCCCGAACGCCTCACGGGTGACGAGCCCGTCTCGATGAACATGTGGGGCTTCACGCCCGCGTTGTTCCCGCAGATCGAGCAGGCGTTCATCGAGTTCCTCGACGCGCACGGGCAGGAGCTCACCTCCGAGTGCTATATCCCCGCGACGGTGGACGTTCTCATCAGGAACAATGCCTGCGTCGTCGAGGTGCTGCGCACGACGAGCCGGTGGTTCGGCGTGACGTATCGCGAAGACAAGCCCGGCGTGATGGCGGCGATGGCGGACCTGGCCGCCAGCGGCGCGTACCCGTCGCCGCTCTTCGGCTGA
- a CDS encoding response regulator transcription factor → MPGTDVRRVLVVEDDASIRDLLQLHLGLAGFEVEDEANGRAALDRARQQRFDLLVLDVMLPGLDGVSICRALRASGPNVDTPILMLTARDSEADTVIGLESGADDYLAKSFGVRELQARVLAVTRRHARATSNGTDAPAILELAPGITMDVARRDVTMHGAAVDLTRQEFDLLYHLVANRGIVFSRTRLLETAWSNDTYTERTVDTVVSRLRKKLERDPREPELILTAWGVGYKFSK, encoded by the coding sequence ATGCCAGGGACGGACGTCCGTCGGGTTCTGGTCGTGGAAGACGACGCGTCGATCCGTGATCTGCTGCAGCTGCACCTCGGCCTTGCCGGCTTCGAGGTGGAAGACGAAGCGAACGGCCGCGCCGCGCTCGATCGCGCGCGCCAGCAGCGCTTCGATCTCCTCGTGCTCGACGTGATGCTGCCCGGACTCGACGGCGTCTCCATCTGCCGGGCGCTGCGTGCGAGCGGGCCGAACGTCGATACGCCCATCCTCATGCTCACCGCGCGCGACAGCGAAGCCGACACGGTGATCGGCCTCGAGAGCGGCGCCGACGACTATCTCGCCAAATCATTCGGCGTCAGGGAGTTACAGGCACGCGTGCTCGCCGTCACACGGCGGCACGCGCGCGCCACCTCGAACGGGACCGACGCGCCGGCGATCCTGGAACTCGCACCGGGCATCACGATGGACGTGGCGCGGCGCGACGTGACGATGCACGGTGCCGCGGTCGACCTGACGCGACAGGAATTCGATCTCCTGTACCACCTGGTCGCCAATCGCGGCATCGTGTTCAGTCGTACGCGCCTGCTCGAGACGGCGTGGTCCAACGACACGTACACCGAGCGCACGGTCGATACGGTGGTGAGCCGATTGCGCAAGAAGCTGGAGCGCGATCCGCGCGAGCCAGAGCTGATCCTGACGGCGTGGGGCGTGGGCTACAAGTTCAGCAAGTAG
- a CDS encoding glycosyltransferase, producing the protein MKIVVSIRQRSFARFVAFDLAEAARRLGWVVHWIDFDALTQQLRGAPRETWQATLARVTDEVRAFEPDLVFSYGIEAILPPFPDALPDDPWRLADVARAPVACFFYDFGPPFDRPVDAATAPYIDRLQAADIRVFCWDRHALADLHRYGVAAEYLPMAVNDQMFFPPVAGTRRDAPVVFSGGPTPERCDVLRHLVPFGLSVYGYDRRGWTSDAALEESYKGFVPERDRLRHVYQRARLTVNVTRAHGRASLNMRVFEAMACGCLVVTDRADEAATLFTPGEHLVAIADDEPIVDLVSRLLDDEEGRERMAATGARVVRDAHTYVHRLASIADTLRAFVSETRAWPFWERFVEVDPARALRFVDTLRADRTLLRDDLWHAADATAAMRAGQWDRGCLSLAHAERCNPALRRLQPLRDAMQLRRQV; encoded by the coding sequence ATGAAGATCGTCGTCTCCATCCGCCAGCGCAGCTTCGCGCGATTCGTCGCCTTCGATCTGGCGGAGGCCGCGCGCCGGCTGGGGTGGGTGGTCCACTGGATCGACTTCGACGCCCTCACGCAGCAGTTGCGTGGCGCGCCGCGCGAGACGTGGCAGGCGACACTGGCTCGGGTCACCGACGAGGTCCGCGCGTTCGAACCGGACCTCGTCTTCAGCTACGGCATCGAAGCCATCCTGCCGCCGTTCCCCGACGCGCTGCCTGACGACCCGTGGCGGCTCGCCGATGTGGCGCGTGCACCCGTCGCGTGCTTCTTCTACGACTTCGGCCCACCATTCGACCGGCCCGTGGACGCCGCGACGGCGCCCTACATCGACCGCCTGCAGGCCGCCGACATCCGCGTGTTCTGCTGGGACCGTCACGCACTGGCGGACCTGCACCGCTACGGCGTGGCGGCCGAGTACCTGCCGATGGCGGTCAACGACCAGATGTTCTTCCCGCCGGTGGCCGGTACGCGGCGCGACGCGCCCGTCGTGTTCTCCGGTGGGCCCACGCCGGAGCGATGCGACGTGTTGCGCCACCTCGTGCCGTTCGGCCTCTCGGTGTACGGCTACGACCGGAGGGGCTGGACGAGCGACGCCGCGTTGGAGGAGAGCTACAAGGGGTTCGTGCCGGAACGCGATCGGTTGCGGCACGTCTATCAGCGAGCGCGTCTCACGGTGAACGTCACGCGCGCGCACGGCCGCGCGAGCCTCAACATGCGCGTCTTCGAAGCGATGGCGTGCGGGTGTCTGGTCGTGACCGACCGCGCCGACGAGGCCGCCACGCTCTTCACGCCAGGCGAACACCTTGTGGCCATCGCCGACGATGAGCCCATCGTCGACCTGGTCTCGCGGCTGCTGGACGATGAGGAGGGGCGGGAGCGGATGGCGGCGACAGGCGCGCGCGTCGTGCGCGACGCGCATACGTACGTGCATCGCCTCGCGTCGATTGCAGACACGCTACGCGCCTTCGTCAGCGAGACGCGTGCGTGGCCGTTCTGGGAACGGTTCGTCGAGGTCGATCCGGCGCGTGCGCTGCGATTCGTCGACACGCTTCGCGCCGACAGGACGCTTCTGCGCGACGACCTGTGGCACGCCGCCGATGCCACGGCCGCGATGCGGGCCGGTCAATGGGATCGCGGGTGCCTGTCGCTCGCGCACGCCGAGCGCTGCAATCCCGCGCTGAGACGGCTGCAGCCCCTCCGCGACGCCATGCAGTTACGTCGACAGGTGTGA
- a CDS encoding aminoglycoside phosphotransferase family protein, with protein MTAGDPAAVVRRFAISGTPGSVERYGSGHINHTYLVTFEHAGATRRYILQRINGHVFREPERLMENVARVLDHAATRLAGHPDAARRALTLVPAHDGRAYVVADDGAVWRTYHFVERSASYDVVETPAQAHVAARAFGAFQALLADLPGDRLHDTIADFHHTRKRFDAFAAAVAADPCNRAHACRDTIDEALAHEADADRLLDAAAAGDVPERVTHNDTKINNVLMDDTTGEALCVVDLDTTMPGLAPVDFGDMVRTATNAGAEDEPDLSKVASRPEMFEAVARGYLATAGPFLQPSEIAWLPFAGRLLAYEQGLRFLGDHLLGDPYYRIHHEGHNLQRARAQFALMRSIGAQQDHYARIVERLLSAGA; from the coding sequence CTGACGGCCGGTGATCCGGCAGCGGTCGTGCGGCGGTTCGCGATCTCCGGTACGCCGGGCTCCGTCGAGCGCTACGGCAGCGGCCATATCAACCACACGTATCTCGTCACGTTCGAGCACGCCGGCGCGACCAGGCGCTACATCCTCCAGCGCATCAACGGCCACGTGTTCCGCGAGCCGGAACGGCTGATGGAGAACGTGGCGCGCGTGCTCGACCACGCGGCGACGCGCCTGGCCGGACACCCCGACGCGGCGCGACGCGCGCTCACGCTCGTGCCCGCGCACGACGGACGCGCGTACGTCGTCGCCGACGATGGCGCGGTGTGGCGGACGTATCACTTCGTCGAGCGCAGCGCCTCGTACGACGTCGTCGAAACGCCCGCGCAGGCCCACGTGGCCGCGCGCGCGTTCGGGGCGTTCCAGGCCCTGCTCGCGGATCTGCCCGGCGATCGCCTGCACGACACGATCGCCGACTTTCATCACACGCGGAAGCGCTTCGATGCGTTCGCCGCAGCCGTCGCCGCCGATCCGTGCAACAGGGCGCATGCGTGTCGCGACACGATCGACGAGGCTCTGGCGCACGAAGCGGATGCCGACAGGCTCCTCGACGCCGCCGCGGCCGGCGACGTACCCGAACGCGTCACGCACAACGACACGAAGATCAACAACGTGCTGATGGACGACACCACGGGCGAGGCGCTGTGCGTGGTGGACCTCGACACGACGATGCCGGGGCTGGCGCCTGTCGATTTCGGCGACATGGTACGCACGGCGACCAATGCCGGCGCCGAGGACGAGCCGGATCTCTCGAAGGTCGCGTCGCGGCCGGAGATGTTCGAGGCCGTCGCGCGTGGCTACCTCGCGACGGCCGGCCCGTTCCTGCAGCCGTCGGAGATCGCCTGGCTCCCCTTCGCCGGCCGGTTGCTCGCCTACGAACAGGGCCTGCGGTTCCTCGGCGATCACCTGCTCGGCGACCCGTACTACCGCATCCACCACGAGGGGCACAACCTCCAGCGCGCCCGCGCCCAGTTCGCCCTCATGCGCTCGATCGGGGCGCAGCAGGACCACTACGCGCGCATCGTCGAGCGCCTGCTGTCGGCCGGCGCCTGA